The Triticum dicoccoides isolate Atlit2015 ecotype Zavitan chromosome 6A, WEW_v2.0, whole genome shotgun sequence genome has a window encoding:
- the LOC119316599 gene encoding uncharacterized protein LOC119316599 → MSTGWNHRQTCYSPCKNNNEYTAETPPLKMKKDYSMVPIIGKRLFAEEESCQQESSGSKRNPVQLMEEKTSGQLKIHGENMFRQERSTLVNITDDFYNTNLSLGRPSSFSGKENAPPKRIVQPSRYRSSPYDCSKRGPIMPHERKMYENITSLANVEGSKPAVLIDKTIATFGQLGNSMKIGGRVQAYVINVYCRHLFNENHPRNSLKHYFFHTAFEYFLGKWKNDEARIWWRKKLITSFIGAGKTHNLSMSDKLYFPTLHEEHYFLFVVDIKGHMFYFLDSFYDEKSSYHMNIKKKIISSFICTWYEARLQPMDFNAFPAVYPKVPQQDNDHYNTLDDEKKRVKEFRL, encoded by the exons ATGTCAACTGGGTGGAATCACAGGCAAACTTGCTACTCACCATGCAAAAATAATAACGAGTACACAGCCGAGACTCCCCCACTCAAAATGAAGAAG GACTACTCCATGGTTCCAATAATAGGAAAAAGGTTATTTGCAGAGGAGGAAAGCTGTCAACAAGAATCCAGTGGCAGCAAAAGGAATCCAGTACAACTAATGGAAGAAAAAACT TCAGGACAACTCAAAATTCATGGAGAAAACATGTTTAGGCAAGAGCGCAGCACATTGGTCAACATAACTGATGATTTTTACAACACAAATCTCTCGTTAGGAAGGCCAAGCAGTTTCAGTGGAAAAGAAAATGCACCACCAAAGAGGATTGTCCAACCAAGCAGGTACCGTAGCTCACCGTACGACTGCAGCAAAAGGGGCCCAATAATGCCACATGAGAGAAAGATGTATGAGAACATAACATCTCTGGCCAATGTTGAAGGATC CAAACCTGCAGTTTTGATTGACAAAACCATTGCCACATTTGGACAGTTGGGTAACTCGATGAAAATAGGTGGCCGGGTCCAGGCCTATGTCATAAATGTGTACTGTAGGCACCTATTTAATGAAAATCATCCTAGGAACTCACTCAAGCACTATTTCTTCCACACTGCATTT GAATATTTCCTGGGCAAATGGAAAAATGATGAGGCAAGAATTTGGTGGAGGAAGAAACTGATTACGAGTTTCATTGGAGCTGGAAAAACACATAATCTTTCGATGTCAGACAAG TTGTACTTTCCAACACTACACGAGGAACATTACTTTCTGTTCGTCGTTGACATCAAGGGTCACATGTTTTATTTTCTAGATTCTTTCTACGATGAGAAGAGCTCATATCATATGAACATAAAAAAGAAGATT ATCTCAAGCTTTATATGCACTTGGTACGAAGCTCGGCTCCAGCCAATGGATTTCAATGCATTCCCTGCTGTTTACCCTAAAGTCCCTCAACAAGATAACGA CCACTACAACACTTTGGATGACGAGAAGAAGCGTGTGAAGGAGTTCCGCCTATAG
- the LOC119316601 gene encoding uncharacterized protein LOC119316601 isoform X1, translating to MLGGAPPEFARLADECLMDARKKIEHEIESKAKASLKEGLGQELKTPHPGTDIEDEEGNPGSDRNEEGRHQCVEDTDLDERGYDVEITDTEASDDLLYEEVLTVICVTTRSSVVSWLWHYQHSSARHQTLNQAPNIWEL from the exons ATGCTCGGCGGCGCCCCTCCAGAGTTCGCGCGCCTCGCTGATGAG TGTCTGATGGATGCCCGCAAGAAGATTGAACACGAGATCGAAAGTAAAGCCAAGGCGTCCTTGAAAGAAGGGTTAGGTCAAGAGCTTAAAACT CCACACCCAGGGACAGATATTGAAGATGAAGAAGGGAACCCTGGTAGTGATAGGAATGAAGAAGGGAGACATCAGTGTGTGGAAGATACTGATTTAGATGAGAGAGGCTATGATGTCGAGATCACTGACACTGAAGCATCAGACGATTTGCTATATGAAGAAGTTCTGACGGTG ATATGTGTGACGACCAGATCATCCGTTGTTTCCTGGTTGTGGCATTATCAACATTCCTCTGCCCGACATCAAACACTAAACCAAGCACCAAATATATGGGAGCTCTAG
- the LOC119316601 gene encoding uncharacterized protein LOC119316601 isoform X2, whose translation MLGGAPPEFARLADECLMDARKKIEHEIESKAKASLKEGLGQELKTPHPGTDIEDEEGNPGSDRNEEGRHQCVEDTDLDERGYDVEITDTEASDDLLYEEVLTVVCS comes from the exons ATGCTCGGCGGCGCCCCTCCAGAGTTCGCGCGCCTCGCTGATGAG TGTCTGATGGATGCCCGCAAGAAGATTGAACACGAGATCGAAAGTAAAGCCAAGGCGTCCTTGAAAGAAGGGTTAGGTCAAGAGCTTAAAACT CCACACCCAGGGACAGATATTGAAGATGAAGAAGGGAACCCTGGTAGTGATAGGAATGAAGAAGGGAGACATCAGTGTGTGGAAGATACTGATTTAGATGAGAGAGGCTATGATGTCGAGATCACTGACACTGAAGCATCAGACGATTTGCTATATGAAGAAGTTCTGACGGTG GTTTGTTCATGA